The Pseudoxanthobacter soli DSM 19599 sequence AGCGTCCCCCCCTCGCCCGGTAGGCACCCACGGTCCCATCGTACGCCGCCATCCTCCGAATTCCGGCGAGGCTTGCGTACGAATAGGCGGCGATCTCGTGCCTCTCGTCGCCGGGTCGGCTCCCCAGCCAGCCGTATTGCGATCCGGCTTTTGAACAGCGGCAGAGGCATCATTCTCGCTCACTGGATGAGCTTCTGTGTTCTGGCGAGGGCTGGGGCGAAGCCGTTGAGGGAGATGGTGAGGGGGATGGGGATGGGGGCTTTGGTGTCGGCGGCGACGGCGTTGAGGGTGAGTTTCTTGGCGGTCTTGAGCTTGGCGACCATGGCGGCGTCGAACGACAGCGGCACGAGGCAGCCGGCCGGGAGGCAGGTGGTGTAGGCGATGGGGGCGCCCGGCGCGGCGTCGTCGATCTGCAGGGTGACGCCGTCTGGCAGGGCGAGGCCG is a genomic window containing:
- a CDS encoding invasion associated locus B family protein, producing TFSQTQMNQQNRQRVLAIELHAADGGAAEGAVVMPFGLALPDGVTLQIDDAAPGAPIAYTTCLPAGCLVPLSFDAAMVAKLKTAKKLTLNAVAADTKAPIPIPLTISLNGFAPALARTQKLIQ